One Methanoculleus sp. SDB genomic window, GAGGTATGCCATGAACATCACCGTCGGGAGGGTGCGCGATGTCGATTGCCGGGTGAGCGCCCCCCCGTCCAAGAGCTATTCCCACCGGGCGCTCATTATTGCCGCGATTGCGGAGGGCACCTCCGTATGCGAACGCATTCTTGATGCTGGGGATATCAGAATGACACTCGCGGCTCTTTCCCGCCTCGGGATTTCAGCCAGACCGGAGGAGGATCGTGTTGTCGTTGAAGGATGCGGCGGCAGGCTGCCGGCGGCAGGACCCGTATCACTCGGATGCGGCGAGTCCGGGACCACTCTCCGGCTGTGCACGGGAATTGCCGCTCTCGGGACCGCACCGGTGCTGCTTGACGGAAGCGCCCGGATGCGGGAGCGGCCGGTGGGCCCGCTCGGGGATGCTCTCGCCCTGCTGGGAGCAGGTATCAGGTATGCGGGAACGCCCGGCTACCCGCCCGTTGAAGTGACGGGTCCGCTTTCGGGCGGCACCGCATGCATGGACGGCCGCATCAGCAGCCAGTTCGTGTCTGCCGTCCTCATCGCCTCTCCGGGGGCACAATCGCCAGTCAGCCTTGAACTTTCCGGCAATCCCGTGTCACGCCCGTATATCGACATCACCACGGCAGTCATGGAGGAGTTTGGCATACGGGTTGTCCGCGAGGGATATCGGTCTTTTTCCGTCTCCCCCAGGCGTTATACCGCACGGCGGTATGTGATCGAGGGAGACTGGTCTTCGGCTTCGTATTTCTTCGCGATTGCCGCCGTATCGGGCGGGAGGATGACCGTGGAGCGACTGAATTCCACATCCCCCCAGGGTGACCGGATCTTTATCGATGCGCTCTCCCGCATGGGATGCAGGGTGTCGGCGGGGGGAGACAGCGTCACCGTCGAGCGCACCGGCCCCCTTCGCGGCATCGAGATCGACATGTCCTCGTCTCCCGACACGGTACAGACACTGGCCGCGGTCGCCGCACATGCCGACACACCAACGCGCATTTCCGGGATCGGTCACCTCCGGTACAAAGAGAGCGACCGGATCGCGGCAACGGCCGCGATGCTCCGTGCCTGCGGCGCGGCTGTTGAGGCGGGCCCTGACGTCCTCGTTATCCACCCCCGGCCCCTTCACG contains:
- a CDS encoding 3-phosphoshikimate 1-carboxyvinyltransferase, producing the protein MNITVGRVRDVDCRVSAPPSKSYSHRALIIAAIAEGTSVCERILDAGDIRMTLAALSRLGISARPEEDRVVVEGCGGRLPAAGPVSLGCGESGTTLRLCTGIAALGTAPVLLDGSARMRERPVGPLGDALALLGAGIRYAGTPGYPPVEVTGPLSGGTACMDGRISSQFVSAVLIASPGAQSPVSLELSGNPVSRPYIDITTAVMEEFGIRVVREGYRSFSVSPRRYTARRYVIEGDWSSASYFFAIAAVSGGRMTVERLNSTSPQGDRIFIDALSRMGCRVSAGGDSVTVERTGPLRGIEIDMSSSPDTVQTLAAVAAHADTPTRISGIGHLRYKESDRIAATAAMLRACGAAVEAGPDVLVIHPRPLHGAVIDPGRDHRTAMAAAVLGYGTGDVTIRDAECTDKSFPGFWKSLREAGL